In one window of Opitutaceae bacterium DNA:
- a CDS encoding TonB-dependent receptor, whose translation MHHQTGARLAGIFRAGVPALFPIAFAASTVNAANAGVSAAQRVAWLDPYVVTATRTPASPRSIGSVVDVISAADLERRQVSSFAEALAAANVPVLASGQRGASTSIFLRGANSNQTLFLVDGLRFNDPNTDYAVTLGGSCVSACDSLEISHGPQSTLYGGEAVGGVISLRSQRGAGQGSSKVAVEGGSFGTIQGALSSQGERADGWAYNVAVQGGVTENDRINNDFRSGNLTARVDRTVSESLALGATLRGFQGVYGSPGSRFTDDPDNEERESNWLGTVFADWIHSRRLRTHVVAGGQDRRFVSENPTAGRPTSTTIVKNRRAVIDWQTTFDGLNAHRITGGFTGEANHTLNTGFGAIDDSQHLLAFFLQDEFTPVEKLHLTAGLRHDDFDTFGRHTTGKASAAWLVLDGRLKLRGSWGTAFRSPSFLDLYGQSAFYVGNPHLRPERARGGDVGLDWYLADDRGTVSVTWFQTRFRDLIVSDFSQMPSSVANVGRAETRGAELSMKWAVSEGAQLQLGYTYLEADNESSGRRLLRRPRHSGNIDLWRDFGGGFSAGAGLRVVSGREDVHAATFATIDGEDYSVARIYAAWEVTERLTIKARVENVFDERYEEVHGYPQLPVGGFAGVEWRF comes from the coding sequence ATGCACCATCAGACGGGTGCCCGCCTTGCGGGCATTTTCCGTGCCGGCGTGCCGGCACTTTTCCCAATCGCGTTTGCGGCGTCGACCGTGAATGCCGCCAATGCGGGTGTTTCAGCCGCCCAGCGCGTCGCCTGGCTTGACCCCTATGTTGTCACGGCCACCAGGACGCCGGCTTCACCCCGGTCCATTGGAAGCGTCGTCGATGTGATCAGTGCGGCGGATCTCGAACGCCGCCAGGTCTCCTCATTTGCGGAGGCGCTTGCCGCCGCGAACGTTCCCGTGCTGGCGTCGGGTCAGCGGGGGGCATCAACCTCCATTTTCCTCCGCGGGGCGAATTCCAATCAGACGCTCTTCCTCGTGGACGGCCTGCGCTTCAACGATCCAAACACCGATTACGCGGTGACGCTTGGCGGGAGCTGCGTGTCCGCATGCGACAGCCTTGAGATTTCGCATGGCCCGCAGAGCACGCTTTATGGCGGCGAGGCGGTGGGCGGAGTAATCTCCCTGCGCAGCCAGCGTGGCGCCGGTCAGGGCAGCTCAAAGGTTGCCGTCGAGGGAGGCAGCTTTGGCACGATTCAGGGGGCCTTGTCCTCGCAGGGCGAACGGGCGGACGGATGGGCGTACAATGTCGCCGTCCAGGGCGGCGTCACGGAAAACGACCGCATCAACAATGATTTCAGGAGCGGCAATCTCACCGCCCGGGTGGACCGCACGGTCTCGGAATCGCTGGCCCTGGGTGCGACCCTGCGCGGATTTCAGGGAGTCTACGGGTCCCCGGGAAGCCGGTTCACGGACGATCCGGACAATGAGGAGCGCGAGTCGAACTGGCTTGGGACTGTATTTGCTGATTGGATACACAGCCGGAGGCTGCGCACGCATGTCGTTGCGGGCGGACAAGACCGACGCTTTGTTTCGGAGAATCCAACGGCCGGGCGGCCGACCTCGACGACGATCGTCAAGAACCGCCGCGCGGTGATCGACTGGCAGACGACCTTTGACGGACTGAATGCGCATCGCATCACGGGAGGTTTCACCGGGGAGGCGAATCACACGCTGAACACGGGTTTTGGCGCGATTGACGACAGCCAGCACCTGCTCGCCTTTTTTCTGCAGGACGAGTTCACGCCCGTCGAGAAACTGCACCTCACGGCGGGATTGAGGCACGACGATTTCGACACCTTTGGACGGCACACGACCGGAAAGGCATCGGCCGCCTGGCTCGTGCTGGATGGAAGGCTGAAGCTGCGGGGAAGCTGGGGGACGGCGTTTCGGTCGCCGAGTTTCCTGGACCTCTATGGACAGAGCGCCTTCTACGTGGGAAATCCGCATCTTCGGCCGGAGCGCGCGCGGGGAGGGGATGTCGGCCTCGACTGGTACCTGGCTGACGATCGGGGAACGGTGAGTGTCACGTGGTTTCAGACACGATTTCGCGATCTGATTGTATCGGACTTTTCCCAGATGCCCAGTTCCGTGGCGAACGTCGGCAGGGCTGAGACGCGCGGAGCTGAGCTGTCGATGAAGTGGGCGGTGTCCGAAGGTGCGCAGCTTCAGTTGGGCTACACCTATCTCGAGGCGGACAATGAGTCGAGCGGACGACGCCTGCTCCGGCGTCCACGCCACAGCGGCAACATTGATCTCTGGCGCGATTTCGGCGGCGGTTTCAGCGCGGGGGCCGGACTGCGCGTCGTGAGCGGACGGGAGGACGTTCATGCCGCGACGTTTGCCACGATCGATGGCGAGGATTACTCAGTCGCCCGAATCTACGCGGCATGGGAGGTGACCGAACGCCTGACGATCAAGGCGCGAGTCGAGAACGTGTTCGACGAACGCTACGAGGAGGTTCACGGCTATCCGCAGCTGCCGGTGGGAGGCTTTGCGGGCGTTGAATGGCGGTTCTGA
- the recQ gene encoding DNA helicase RecQ, producing MPELLHTLATTFGYNRFRPLQREIIEASLAGRDVFALLPTGGGKSLCFQLPALVRPGLTVVVSPLIALMKDQVDQLQAMGVPATFLNSTLGADEARSRLAGLHRNEWRLLYVSPERLMLDNWQENLRTWNVEFIAIDEAHCISEWGHDFRPDYRQVSRLRDLVPDTPFMALTATATERVRADIINHLRLRSPDVFVASFNRPNLTYRVIPKDEPTRQVVDFIRKRQGESGIVYCGSRATCERLADSLNGRGLNARPYHAGLSAEERTRNQEKFLRDEVTIICATIAFGMGINKPNVRWVVHHDLPKNLESYYQETGRAGRDGLPGDCLLLFSAGDIARQNHFIEAITDPIEQQVARAQLRQMVSFAESTTCRRRDILSYFGETFSLETCAACDNCQDPPSTYDGTLVAQKFLSCVYRIHQASGFGVGINHIADVLSGADTEKIQRWNHRQLSTYGIGSELPRSEWTRVGRELLRRGYLERSAGEFATLELSAPGREALKSRQTILLSQAPAAPKVTRITVPRQGEIACDDILFSQLRALRKRLADEKKVPAYVIFGDATLRQMARLYPATVDAMKGISGMGEKKRAEFGLIFAQAITDYLSSNSRLSFAD from the coding sequence GTGCCCGAACTGCTTCACACTCTCGCCACCACATTTGGTTACAATCGCTTCCGCCCCCTGCAGCGCGAAATCATCGAGGCCTCGCTCGCTGGCCGCGATGTGTTCGCCCTGCTTCCCACCGGAGGTGGCAAGTCGCTTTGCTTTCAGCTTCCCGCACTCGTCCGCCCCGGTCTGACCGTGGTGGTTTCACCATTGATCGCACTGATGAAGGATCAGGTCGATCAACTGCAGGCCATGGGTGTGCCCGCGACCTTTCTCAATTCCACCCTGGGCGCCGACGAGGCGCGGTCGCGGCTCGCGGGGCTCCATCGCAACGAGTGGCGGCTGCTCTACGTCTCGCCAGAACGCCTCATGCTCGACAACTGGCAGGAAAACCTCCGGACCTGGAACGTTGAATTCATCGCAATCGACGAAGCCCATTGCATCTCGGAATGGGGTCATGATTTTCGTCCCGACTACCGGCAGGTTTCGCGGCTGCGCGACCTTGTGCCCGACACCCCATTCATGGCGCTCACCGCGACCGCCACGGAGCGCGTTCGGGCTGACATCATCAATCACCTGCGCCTGCGTTCGCCGGACGTCTTTGTCGCAAGTTTCAACCGACCCAACCTGACCTACCGGGTGATTCCGAAGGATGAGCCGACCCGACAGGTCGTCGATTTCATCCGCAAGCGGCAGGGCGAAAGCGGCATCGTCTACTGCGGCAGTCGCGCCACCTGCGAGCGCCTCGCCGATTCGCTCAACGGCCGCGGACTCAATGCCCGCCCGTATCACGCGGGTCTCAGCGCGGAGGAGCGGACTCGCAACCAGGAAAAATTCCTCCGCGACGAGGTGACGATAATCTGCGCGACCATCGCCTTCGGCATGGGCATCAACAAACCGAACGTCCGCTGGGTCGTTCACCACGATCTTCCGAAAAACCTCGAAAGCTACTATCAGGAAACAGGGCGGGCCGGGCGCGATGGACTTCCCGGCGACTGCCTGCTGCTTTTCAGCGCAGGCGACATCGCCCGTCAGAATCATTTCATAGAGGCGATCACCGATCCCATAGAGCAGCAGGTCGCAAGGGCACAATTGCGCCAGATGGTGTCCTTCGCCGAGTCCACCACCTGCCGCCGCCGCGACATTCTCTCCTATTTTGGGGAGACTTTTTCCCTCGAAACCTGCGCCGCCTGCGACAACTGCCAGGATCCCCCTTCCACCTACGACGGCACGCTGGTAGCACAGAAATTCCTCTCATGCGTCTACCGCATTCATCAGGCCAGCGGATTCGGGGTTGGCATCAACCACATCGCCGACGTGCTTTCCGGCGCCGACACTGAAAAGATCCAGCGTTGGAATCACCGCCAGCTCTCCACCTACGGCATAGGCAGCGAGCTCCCGCGAAGCGAATGGACACGCGTCGGCCGGGAGCTCCTCAGACGAGGCTACCTCGAGCGGAGCGCGGGCGAATTCGCCACGCTGGAGCTCAGCGCCCCGGGTCGCGAGGCACTGAAATCCCGGCAGACAATCCTGCTGAGCCAGGCTCCGGCGGCCCCCAAGGTCACGCGCATCACCGTGCCGCGACAGGGTGAGATTGCCTGCGACGACATCCTCTTCTCGCAGTTGCGGGCCCTGAGGAAGCGTCTTGCGGACGAGAAAAAAGTTCCCGCCTACGTGATTTTCGGGGACGCCACCCTGCGACAAATGGCCCGCCTCTACCCAGCGACCGTCGACGCCATGAAAGGCATCTCTGGAATGGGCGAAAAGAAGCGGGCCGAGTTCGGCCTGATTTTCGCGCAGGCGATCACCGACTACCTGAGCAGCAACAGCAGGCTGAGTTTCGCCGACTGA
- a CDS encoding sigma-70 family RNA polymerase sigma factor — MSATLTNQPQKPSRSARQIFSNPEPNRQASIAHPTPGAKVATADRERTQPETKAEAAFDAALVKRFTTGDETAFTEIMNRYYGRIMGLALNLLRNRADAEEIAQDTFLRVHRGLANFRGDSSLATWLYRIALNLARNRYWYFFRRRRQDSISIDRPFGEETGATLGDFIAADRGDPAQETVTNEFADLIASCMEKLDARQREILTMRNTLHLPYEDIARTLGINVGTVKSRIARARENLRKLIAECAPEFDRQSQTDVGRDYFVSSRPVYGCESIAYA; from the coding sequence ATGTCCGCCACACTCACAAATCAGCCTCAGAAGCCTTCACGCTCCGCACGTCAGATATTCTCCAATCCGGAGCCCAACCGACAGGCATCCATCGCACATCCAACGCCCGGTGCCAAAGTCGCAACCGCAGACCGCGAACGCACCCAGCCTGAGACGAAGGCCGAGGCCGCCTTCGACGCTGCTCTTGTCAAACGCTTCACCACGGGCGACGAAACGGCGTTCACCGAAATCATGAACCGCTACTATGGCAGGATCATGGGTCTCGCTTTGAATCTGCTGCGGAACCGCGCCGACGCCGAGGAAATCGCCCAGGACACCTTCCTCCGAGTGCACCGCGGACTCGCAAACTTTCGCGGTGACTCTTCACTGGCCACCTGGCTCTACCGCATCGCCCTCAATCTCGCCCGCAATCGCTATTGGTATTTCTTCCGACGACGCCGGCAGGACAGCATTTCCATCGATCGACCTTTCGGTGAGGAAACTGGGGCGACGTTGGGCGACTTCATAGCCGCTGACCGCGGCGATCCCGCGCAGGAGACGGTGACCAATGAATTCGCCGACCTGATCGCCTCCTGCATGGAGAAGCTCGATGCACGCCAACGCGAAATCCTCACGATGCGCAATACGCTGCATCTGCCCTACGAGGACATCGCGCGCACGCTCGGAATCAATGTCGGCACAGTCAAGAGCCGCATCGCCCGGGCCCGGGAAAACCTTCGCAAACTCATCGCTGAATGCGCCCCGGAATTTGACCGTCAGAGTCAAACGGATGTCGGCAGGGACTATTTTGTCTCATCGAGACCCGTGTACGGCTGCGAGTCGATCGCGTACGCCTGA
- a CDS encoding peptide ABC transporter substrate-binding protein — MALIEGLAQYDARTCEPVPAVAEGWNVSDDKLTWTFHLRQNAVWSNGDPVTANDFVWSYQRMLTPSLGAEYAGMLFILKNGEAYYKRETSDFSTVGAKAPDPHTLVLTLTHPVPYLPKLVCHAAWYPVHRPTLEKFGRTYERGSAWTRPGNFIGNGYFTLAEWMPNKLIRMKKSATYWDRDRVKLESVVFFPIENTSTEESMFRAGQLHITSSIPIEKIAVYRNDPALRLMLNQDPMLATYFYRFNVTKPPLNDARVRRALTLAVNRRQIVEHVTKGGQIPAGHLTPPNIAGFTARADVPYDPVQARQLLADAGFPGGRGFPRMELLYNTSEGHRQIAEAIQQMWRRELGIEVSLFNQEAKVYVETMRTLSYQIARYAWVGDYLDPSTFLDTMTTDNGNNQTGWSNAEYDRLIAAAELAPNDTERFAAFQRCEEIIAAENPILPIYFYVRNNLQRPEVKGWHSNLLDLHPLKGIFLQPEKTGAPGAGEPKG, encoded by the coding sequence ATGGCATTGATCGAGGGGCTCGCGCAATACGACGCACGCACCTGCGAGCCCGTGCCGGCCGTCGCTGAAGGCTGGAATGTTTCCGACGACAAGCTGACCTGGACGTTTCACCTTCGCCAAAACGCCGTCTGGTCAAACGGCGACCCCGTCACCGCAAATGATTTTGTCTGGTCGTATCAGCGCATGCTCACGCCCAGCCTGGGCGCGGAGTACGCTGGCATGCTCTTCATTCTCAAGAATGGAGAGGCCTACTACAAACGGGAGACATCCGACTTCTCAACTGTGGGCGCAAAGGCGCCCGATCCGCACACGCTCGTCCTGACGCTGACGCATCCCGTGCCGTATCTTCCCAAGCTCGTCTGCCATGCGGCATGGTACCCGGTGCATCGGCCCACACTGGAGAAATTTGGGCGGACCTACGAACGAGGCTCGGCGTGGACGCGACCCGGAAATTTCATCGGCAACGGTTATTTCACGCTCGCCGAATGGATGCCGAACAAGCTGATCCGCATGAAAAAATCCGCGACCTACTGGGATCGGGATCGGGTCAAGCTGGAGTCCGTCGTCTTTTTTCCCATCGAGAACACCTCGACCGAGGAATCCATGTTCCGCGCCGGCCAGTTGCACATCACCTCCAGCATACCCATCGAAAAGATCGCCGTGTATCGAAACGATCCCGCTCTCCGGCTGATGCTCAATCAGGACCCGATGCTGGCCACCTACTTCTACAGGTTCAATGTCACGAAGCCTCCCCTCAATGATGCCCGCGTGCGCCGCGCGCTCACGCTGGCGGTGAATCGCCGGCAGATCGTCGAGCACGTCACAAAGGGAGGGCAGATTCCCGCGGGTCATCTCACACCACCAAATATTGCAGGTTTCACGGCCAGGGCCGATGTCCCGTACGATCCCGTGCAGGCTCGCCAGCTTCTTGCCGACGCGGGCTTTCCTGGCGGCAGGGGCTTCCCACGCATGGAGTTGTTGTACAACACCAGCGAGGGGCACCGGCAGATCGCCGAGGCCATCCAGCAGATGTGGCGCCGCGAATTGGGCATAGAAGTCTCCCTCTTCAATCAGGAAGCCAAGGTCTACGTGGAAACCATGCGGACCCTGTCGTATCAGATCGCCCGCTACGCCTGGGTGGGCGACTACCTGGATCCCAGCACCTTCCTCGACACAATGACCACGGACAACGGCAACAATCAGACCGGATGGTCGAACGCCGAATATGACCGCCTGATTGCCGCGGCGGAATTGGCGCCGAACGACACCGAACGTTTTGCCGCATTCCAGCGCTGCGAGGAAATCATCGCCGCGGAAAATCCCATATTGCCGATCTACTTCTACGTGCGGAACAATCTGCAGCGACCCGAGGTGAAGGGCTGGCATAGCAACCTTCTGGATCTCCATCCACTCAAGGGCATTTTCCTCCAGCCGGAAAAGACAGGTGCGCCCGGAGCTGGTGAGCCCAAAGGCTGA
- a CDS encoding PhoH family protein — MEHLSGTPALESQPEVSTKIKTFVLDTNVLLHDPQSIFNFEDNNLAIPVEVLEELDAIKTEQSTERGRNARRVHRILQELLPDSRSMLEGVRLPNGGTLSVIINRYLIENRNDTPAMLRLRAILPDLTKKDNRIIACALFVQEQFPPPTILVTKDVNVQLKARAVGLESEDYLNDKVPEVDEQSYREIPVSIYEMQRFCSEGELDIGIGSTEGLHLNEYVLLRSDQDKTMPARWFGDGLVRRLKIPEFVKAPGGIPIRARNLEQQFFMDALLDDSISLITCFGKAGTGKTLLSTACALHQTCDESGRYDGLSISRPVFALGKDIGYLPGSLEEKMKPWLQPYHDALEVLIPSKPLKEPQFATKKVAKKKAKKRESVMAMMAAQSSTNGSQPSTLSTPATPMKPYERLLRSGIVEIEALAFIRGRSIARRFFILDEAQQLTPHEVKTVITRISEGSKIVLIGDPAQIDNPYVDARSNGLVYAHNRMKGQALHAHVQLTKGERSKLAELAADLL, encoded by the coding sequence ATGGAACACTTGAGCGGGACTCCTGCCCTTGAATCGCAACCTGAGGTTTCCACGAAGATCAAGACCTTCGTCCTGGATACCAATGTTCTCCTCCATGATCCTCAATCGATCTTCAATTTTGAGGACAACAACCTCGCCATACCGGTCGAGGTGCTCGAGGAATTGGATGCCATCAAGACTGAGCAGTCGACCGAGCGCGGGAGGAATGCGCGTCGCGTGCATCGCATCCTGCAGGAACTTCTTCCCGATTCGCGTTCGATGCTGGAGGGGGTGCGGCTTCCCAACGGCGGCACGCTTTCGGTCATCATCAATCGCTATTTGATCGAGAATCGAAATGACACGCCGGCGATGCTGCGACTCCGCGCGATCCTGCCGGATCTGACGAAGAAGGACAATCGCATCATTGCCTGCGCGCTGTTCGTTCAGGAGCAGTTTCCTCCTCCAACGATACTCGTGACGAAGGATGTCAATGTTCAGCTCAAGGCGCGTGCCGTCGGTCTGGAATCCGAGGATTACCTGAACGACAAGGTGCCGGAGGTCGATGAACAGTCCTATCGGGAGATTCCCGTCAGCATTTATGAGATGCAGCGTTTCTGTTCCGAGGGTGAGCTCGACATTGGAATCGGATCGACGGAAGGACTGCACTTGAATGAATACGTCCTGCTGCGATCGGACCAGGACAAGACGATGCCCGCCCGCTGGTTCGGAGATGGGCTCGTGCGGCGATTGAAGATTCCCGAATTCGTGAAGGCGCCGGGCGGCATACCAATCCGCGCGCGCAATCTTGAGCAGCAGTTCTTCATGGATGCCCTGCTTGATGACAGCATTTCACTGATCACCTGCTTTGGTAAGGCCGGCACGGGCAAGACGCTGCTTTCAACAGCCTGCGCCCTGCATCAGACCTGCGATGAAAGTGGACGGTATGACGGCCTGTCGATTTCCCGTCCGGTCTTTGCCCTGGGGAAGGATATTGGCTACCTGCCGGGCTCCCTGGAGGAGAAGATGAAGCCCTGGCTGCAGCCCTATCACGACGCCCTTGAAGTGCTGATTCCTTCAAAGCCCCTGAAGGAACCTCAGTTCGCAACCAAGAAGGTCGCAAAGAAGAAGGCGAAGAAACGCGAGTCGGTGATGGCCATGATGGCCGCGCAGTCATCTACGAACGGGAGCCAGCCCAGCACTCTTTCGACGCCGGCCACGCCAATGAAGCCCTATGAACGGCTTCTTCGCTCCGGGATAGTTGAGATTGAGGCGCTGGCGTTCATCCGAGGACGGTCGATCGCGCGCCGCTTCTTCATTCTCGACGAGGCGCAGCAACTGACGCCGCACGAGGTCAAGACCGTGATCACGCGCATAAGCGAGGGTTCGAAAATTGTCCTGATCGGCGATCCGGCGCAGATTGACAATCCGTATGTCGATGCGCGCAGCAACGGGCTGGTCTATGCCCACAATCGCATGAAGGGACAGGCCCTTCATGCGCATGTGCAGCTCACGAAGGGCGAGCGATCGAAACTGGCGGAGCTTGCGGCGGACCTGCTCTGA
- a CDS encoding cob(I)yrinic acid a,c-diamide adenosyltransferase, whose product MAASIATRTGDDGRTRLIYGQRVSKSHPRIEAVGAFDELNVALGVAKANCAVQSRRNNLIALQSDLIALMGEIACDPADAARYASSNFPKVNEGTLARIDADIAAIEARNLRFDGWASPGANPHSAALEMARVTARRAERRLVALVDERGDAVRPLLLQIANRLADLLWLMAREAEADA is encoded by the coding sequence ATGGCGGCATCGATCGCAACACGCACCGGCGACGACGGCAGGACACGACTCATCTACGGGCAGCGTGTCTCGAAATCGCATCCACGCATTGAAGCAGTGGGGGCATTCGATGAACTGAATGTCGCTCTCGGCGTGGCGAAGGCGAACTGCGCCGTGCAGAGCCGCCGGAACAACCTGATCGCGCTGCAATCGGATCTCATCGCGCTCATGGGGGAAATCGCCTGCGATCCCGCTGACGCGGCGCGGTATGCCTCGTCGAATTTTCCCAAGGTCAATGAAGGCACGCTCGCCCGCATTGATGCGGACATTGCAGCCATTGAGGCGCGCAATCTTCGCTTCGACGGCTGGGCGTCCCCCGGTGCCAACCCGCATTCGGCTGCCCTTGAGATGGCTCGCGTGACGGCTCGTCGGGCCGAACGCAGGCTCGTCGCGCTGGTGGATGAACGCGGTGACGCAGTCAGGCCGCTGCTGCTCCAGATTGCAAACCGGCTTGCCGATCTGCTCTGGCTCATGGCGCGGGAAGCGGAAGCGGACGCTTGA